The Sorangiineae bacterium MSr11367 genome window below encodes:
- a CDS encoding helix-turn-helix transcriptional regulator codes for MDPGSRALHLLEEQVRLGVRAFDILRVLVERAGSVVSADELMALVWPDVVVDETNLRVQIGALRKVLARTERGQQAIETVPRGYCFTLPVSRVDTHPATVASGERAAHNLPVRLATIVGRAETIDLLAEALNDQRLVTVTGPGGIGKTTVAIAVAQRCLPRFADGICFVDFSSLSDPNLVASAVASALGIGLLPDEPLAGLLSHLRGKRMLLLLDTCEHVVESSAGLVEALLSGLPELRILATSREILRAAAEWAYRLPPLPHPSQPEGLNAADALSYAAVGLFAQRARASDDGFELRDADAASVAAICRRLDGMPLAIEFAAARVGELGVRQIATRLDDRFGVLSQGRRTALPRHKTLEATLDWSYDLLPPEEQTMLQRLSVFRGPFSGEAAVAVAGPESTHSEAMNHLSNLFAKSLVTADIGGEVPFYRLLDTTREFAAAKLAAAPVRDAVARRHAEYMLSTVRAAEVEWETSDPKVWTDGHRYVIDDLRGALDWAMSDRGDPLLGAQILAHSALLWFFLALLDEYERLLQGAFAAPCALLAQHPLLEIRLWEAFAYTVLHVRERQSRQVAADAFRRALGTARREGLVDAQLRTLWGLQICVLHSGDHPGTMDVLREFDELTTSLGRSAFTLVRTRMDALVLHCTGDHAGARACANELLEHAALATGGVRYRVIQFDTRISAHTILARVRWLQGFPEQAKEHVREAVARARSIGQALPLCYMLSLAAIPVSFWTGDRVAAERYTAELCTSALEHSLATFHTCGLAYQDILDGALNGHAERLEDTVLSESVATVDAALACDAVLARGEEGLAAWCAPERLRIRAARILERGAGEKEAETLLLRAIDLARHQRALSWELRATMTLVDLWTRQPERPVAEAYDRLAEVRARFTEGFDTTDLLRADALLRGAPR; via the coding sequence TTGGATCCCGGATCACGCGCGTTGCATCTGCTCGAGGAGCAGGTTCGCCTCGGTGTGCGCGCGTTCGACATCCTTCGCGTGCTGGTCGAGCGCGCGGGGAGCGTGGTTTCGGCCGACGAGCTCATGGCCCTGGTCTGGCCGGACGTCGTCGTCGACGAGACCAACCTGCGCGTCCAAATCGGTGCCCTTCGAAAGGTGCTCGCGCGCACCGAGCGCGGGCAGCAAGCCATCGAGACGGTTCCCCGTGGCTACTGCTTCACGCTGCCGGTTTCACGGGTGGACACCCATCCCGCGACGGTAGCGTCCGGCGAGCGCGCCGCGCACAACCTCCCCGTGCGGCTGGCCACCATCGTGGGGCGCGCGGAGACGATCGACCTCCTCGCGGAGGCGCTGAACGACCAGCGCTTGGTCACCGTCACCGGTCCCGGGGGCATCGGCAAGACCACGGTGGCCATTGCGGTGGCGCAGCGTTGCTTGCCGCGTTTTGCAGACGGAATCTGCTTCGTCGACTTCTCGTCGCTCTCCGATCCGAACCTCGTGGCCAGCGCCGTCGCTTCGGCACTCGGGATTGGCCTGCTTCCCGACGAGCCGCTCGCCGGCCTGCTCTCGCATTTGCGTGGCAAGCGCATGCTCCTTCTGCTCGACACGTGCGAGCACGTGGTGGAGTCCTCCGCCGGGCTCGTGGAAGCGCTGTTGTCGGGGCTCCCCGAGCTGCGCATCCTCGCGACCAGCCGTGAAATTCTGCGGGCGGCGGCGGAGTGGGCGTATCGCCTGCCGCCGCTGCCCCACCCGTCGCAGCCGGAAGGATTGAACGCGGCCGACGCCCTCTCGTACGCCGCGGTCGGCCTTTTCGCACAGCGCGCCCGGGCGAGCGACGATGGGTTCGAGCTGCGGGATGCCGACGCTGCGAGCGTGGCGGCGATCTGCCGGCGGCTCGACGGGATGCCGCTGGCCATCGAGTTCGCCGCGGCGCGGGTGGGGGAGCTCGGCGTGCGCCAGATCGCCACCCGCTTGGACGATCGCTTCGGCGTGCTGTCGCAGGGCCGGCGCACGGCGCTCCCGCGCCACAAGACACTCGAGGCGACCCTGGACTGGAGCTACGATCTTTTGCCGCCGGAAGAGCAGACGATGCTCCAGCGTCTCTCCGTCTTTCGAGGGCCGTTCAGCGGAGAGGCTGCCGTCGCTGTGGCCGGCCCCGAATCGACCCACTCGGAGGCGATGAATCATCTTTCCAACCTTTTTGCGAAATCGCTGGTGACCGCCGATATCGGCGGTGAAGTTCCATTTTATCGATTGCTCGATACGACGCGCGAGTTTGCGGCGGCGAAGCTCGCGGCCGCGCCGGTTCGGGATGCGGTCGCGCGGCGTCATGCGGAGTACATGCTCTCGACGGTGCGTGCCGCCGAAGTCGAGTGGGAGACCTCGGATCCCAAGGTTTGGACGGACGGCCATCGATATGTGATTGACGATCTGCGCGGTGCGCTCGATTGGGCCATGTCGGATCGCGGCGATCCTCTCCTCGGCGCGCAGATCCTCGCGCACTCGGCATTGCTCTGGTTCTTCTTGGCGCTGCTGGATGAATACGAGCGGCTTCTGCAGGGCGCCTTCGCCGCGCCCTGCGCGCTGCTGGCGCAGCATCCGCTCTTGGAAATTCGCCTGTGGGAAGCGTTTGCTTATACGGTATTGCACGTTCGCGAGCGCCAATCGCGGCAAGTGGCTGCGGACGCCTTCCGAAGAGCGCTCGGGACCGCGCGGCGCGAAGGGCTCGTCGATGCGCAACTCCGGACGCTCTGGGGCCTGCAGATCTGCGTGCTGCATAGCGGCGACCACCCGGGCACGATGGATGTCTTGAGGGAATTCGACGAGCTGACGACGAGCCTCGGACGCTCCGCCTTCACGCTCGTGCGCACGAGAATGGACGCCTTGGTCCTTCATTGCACCGGCGACCATGCGGGGGCGCGTGCATGCGCGAACGAGTTGCTCGAACACGCCGCCCTCGCCACGGGCGGGGTTCGCTATCGCGTGATTCAATTCGATACGCGGATTTCCGCGCACACGATACTCGCGCGCGTCCGCTGGCTCCAAGGCTTCCCCGAGCAGGCAAAAGAGCACGTTCGCGAGGCCGTCGCGCGTGCGCGCAGCATCGGCCAAGCGCTGCCTCTCTGCTACATGCTTTCGCTCGCGGCGATCCCCGTTTCGTTCTGGACGGGGGATCGCGTCGCGGCCGAGCGATACACGGCGGAGCTGTGCACGAGCGCGCTCGAGCACTCCCTCGCGACCTTTCACACCTGCGGGCTCGCCTACCAAGACATCTTGGACGGGGCACTCAACGGGCACGCGGAACGGCTCGAGGACACGGTCCTCTCGGAGTCCGTCGCCACGGTGGACGCGGCGCTGGCCTGCGACGCGGTCCTCGCGCGCGGGGAGGAGGGACTCGCCGCGTGGTGTGCCCCCGAGCGACTGCGGATCCGCGCCGCACGCATCCTCGAACGAGGCGCCGGTGAAAAGGAAGCCGAGACGCTCCTCCTTCGGGCCATCGATCTTGCACGGCACCAGCGCGCGCTATCCTGGGAGCTTCGCGCCACGATGACGCTGGTCGATCTCTGGACGCGCCAGCCCGAACGCCCCGTCGCCGAGGCATACGACCGGCTCGCGGAGGTCCGTGCGCGCTTCACCGAAGGCTTCGACACGACGGATTTGCTCCGCGCCGACGCACTCCTGCGTGGCGCGCCACGATAA
- a CDS encoding DUF5662 family protein: MPTEAMVARFEARTRMHIGLVAKNLLLLQGYMGLERSELEARARVHDQSKFDDSERTGYIWLTWRYDSKAVFEYPEGIQTTVEQALRHHRMRNLHHPEAHATPDAMGILDLVEMVCDWTAIAQELHAGAGSARSWAEDNLGKWPFSPGKRHFVLATIDELDRRHAR; this comes from the coding sequence ATGCCGACGGAGGCGATGGTGGCGCGCTTCGAGGCACGAACGCGGATGCACATCGGTTTGGTCGCGAAGAACCTCCTCCTGCTCCAGGGGTACATGGGCCTGGAGCGATCCGAGTTGGAGGCGCGCGCGCGTGTGCACGACCAGAGCAAGTTCGACGATTCGGAGCGCACCGGCTATATTTGGCTCACCTGGAGGTACGACTCCAAGGCGGTCTTCGAATACCCCGAGGGGATCCAAACCACCGTCGAGCAAGCGCTTCGGCATCACCGCATGCGAAATCTTCACCACCCGGAAGCGCATGCCACGCCCGATGCCATGGGCATCTTGGATCTCGTCGAGATGGTCTGCGATTGGACCGCGATTGCGCAAGAGCTGCACGCGGGCGCGGGAAGCGCACGATCCTGGGCGGAGGACAACCTGGGCAAATGGCCATTCTCGCCGGGCAAGCGTCATTTCGTATTGGCCACCATCGACGAACTGGACCGACGCCATGCGCGCTGA
- a CDS encoding FkbM family methyltransferase, with amino-acid sequence MASSLESYIARHGLRQVNAYETEYLYREIFEHEVYLKYSVRLPRAPVIFDVGANIGLFTLFMKERFPDATLHAFEPAGEPYACLVHNTARFEQGIETLQVGLSEENGEVDFTYYPGYSVLSGFHTDLRRDSSLVVESTLHFADPAAVRRADVEATVLPRFGRTSTMTCPTRSMSRIVRARNISRIDLLKIDAERSELAILRGIRSDDWRIIDQIVVEVHDEAELSVIRTMLKSHGFDVAIDQEPALAKSGIYNVHAAR; translated from the coding sequence ATGGCATCATCCCTTGAGTCGTACATCGCGCGGCACGGCCTCCGGCAGGTGAACGCGTACGAGACGGAATACCTTTACCGGGAGATCTTCGAGCACGAGGTCTATTTGAAATACAGCGTCCGTCTGCCCAGGGCTCCCGTCATCTTCGACGTGGGCGCGAACATTGGCTTGTTCACACTGTTCATGAAAGAGCGCTTTCCGGATGCGACCCTTCATGCCTTCGAGCCCGCCGGCGAGCCGTATGCATGCCTGGTGCACAACACGGCGAGGTTCGAGCAGGGCATCGAGACGCTCCAAGTCGGTCTTTCCGAGGAAAACGGCGAGGTCGACTTCACGTATTACCCGGGGTATTCCGTTCTATCGGGCTTTCACACGGATCTTCGGCGAGACTCGTCGCTCGTCGTCGAATCCACCTTGCACTTCGCCGACCCGGCAGCGGTTCGGCGGGCGGACGTCGAAGCCACCGTGCTGCCGCGGTTCGGACGAACCTCGACGATGACTTGCCCCACGCGCAGCATGTCGCGCATCGTTCGTGCGCGGAACATCTCCAGGATCGATCTGTTGAAGATCGACGCCGAACGCTCGGAATTGGCCATTCTGCGGGGCATTCGTTCCGACGATTGGCGCATCATCGACCAAATCGTGGTGGAGGTTCACGACGAGGCCGAGTTGAGCGTCATTCGGACGATGCTGAAGTCTCACGGATTCGACGTGGCCATCGACCAGGAACCGGCGCTGGCCAAGTCGGGAATCTACAACGTCCATGCTGCGCGCTAA
- a CDS encoding feruloyl-CoA synthase: MARPPRFADPAISIEQRPDGSMLLCAQGALGDYPAHLGAVLRAWAERAPDRVFLAERTKKGGTREVTYGEAYRTARRLGARMLDDGLGPARPVMIVSDNSVDHALVALGAMVAGVPVVPISAAYSLMSRDHAKLRTLHAMVHPGWVFADGDAYARAIAALPLDPTTRVAVGLSALLEVANSNSADVDGALNAIGPDQVAKILFTSGSTGAPKGVINTHRMLCSNQQALAQGWPFLGDRPPVVVDWLPWSHTFGGNHNFNLVLWHGGTLWVDRGKPVPGRIEDTVDVLRHVSPTLYFNVPRGFDALLPYLENDAALAETFFRDLDLLFYAAAALPRPIWDRLVRLGERTRGEAVPFVSAWGATETSPLVTQVHFPIDDPSIIGVPTPGTTLKLVPNGTKLEARVKGPQVTPGYLHDADGFRAMLDDEGFYPTGDAVRLADPANPNRGIVFDGRVSENFKLSSGTWVHTGALRLGLIAALSPLVQDAVIAGHDRDFVAALLFPSAAASKDEGLRTKIETALRAHNARANGATSQIVRYALILDEPPSIDAGEITDKGYINQRAVLDRRAAWVECLFAADTGPDVIRT; the protein is encoded by the coding sequence ATGGCCCGTCCGCCCCGATTCGCCGATCCCGCGATCTCGATCGAGCAACGTCCCGACGGCAGCATGCTTCTCTGCGCCCAGGGCGCGCTGGGCGACTACCCGGCGCATCTGGGCGCGGTGCTTCGCGCGTGGGCCGAGCGCGCGCCCGATCGGGTGTTTCTGGCGGAGCGCACCAAGAAGGGCGGTACGCGGGAAGTGACGTACGGGGAGGCCTATCGAACGGCAAGGCGCCTCGGCGCGCGCATGCTGGACGATGGCCTCGGCCCCGCGCGGCCGGTGATGATCGTCTCGGACAACTCCGTGGACCATGCCTTGGTGGCCTTGGGGGCCATGGTGGCTGGGGTTCCCGTTGTGCCGATCTCCGCCGCGTATTCGCTCATGTCGCGCGATCATGCGAAGCTGCGCACGTTGCACGCGATGGTGCACCCGGGCTGGGTGTTCGCCGACGGCGACGCCTACGCGCGCGCCATTGCGGCGTTGCCTCTCGATCCCACGACCCGTGTCGCAGTGGGACTTTCCGCCCTTTTGGAGGTCGCAAATTCGAACTCCGCCGATGTCGATGGTGCGCTGAATGCCATTGGCCCCGACCAGGTGGCGAAGATCCTTTTTACCTCGGGCTCGACCGGCGCGCCCAAGGGCGTCATCAACACGCACCGCATGCTGTGCTCGAATCAGCAGGCGCTGGCCCAGGGGTGGCCCTTCTTGGGCGATCGCCCGCCGGTGGTCGTCGATTGGCTTCCTTGGAGCCATACCTTTGGGGGCAATCACAATTTCAATTTGGTCCTCTGGCACGGCGGGACGCTGTGGGTCGACCGCGGAAAGCCCGTTCCCGGCCGCATCGAGGACACGGTCGACGTGCTGCGCCACGTCTCCCCTACCCTGTATTTCAATGTGCCGCGCGGCTTCGATGCACTGTTGCCTTATTTGGAAAACGACGCCGCGCTCGCCGAGACGTTCTTTCGCGATCTTGATTTGCTCTTTTATGCCGCGGCAGCGTTGCCACGACCCATTTGGGACAGGCTGGTTCGCTTGGGAGAACGGACGCGCGGCGAGGCCGTGCCCTTCGTGAGCGCGTGGGGCGCGACGGAGACGTCCCCGCTGGTCACGCAGGTGCATTTTCCCATCGACGATCCGAGCATCATCGGTGTACCGACCCCGGGCACCACGCTGAAGCTGGTACCCAACGGCACCAAGCTGGAGGCGCGCGTGAAGGGGCCGCAGGTCACGCCGGGCTATTTGCACGACGCGGATGGCTTTCGCGCCATGCTCGACGACGAAGGCTTCTATCCAACGGGCGACGCCGTCCGCCTCGCCGATCCCGCCAATCCGAACCGGGGCATCGTCTTCGACGGCCGCGTGAGCGAGAATTTCAAATTGAGCAGCGGCACCTGGGTGCACACGGGCGCATTGCGCCTCGGGTTAATTGCCGCGTTGTCTCCGCTGGTTCAAGACGCGGTCATCGCCGGCCACGATCGCGACTTCGTGGCGGCGCTCCTCTTTCCCAGCGCCGCGGCCTCGAAGGACGAGGGCCTGCGCACGAAAATCGAAACCGCACTTCGCGCCCACAACGCCCGCGCGAACGGAGCGACCAGCCAGATCGTGCGGTATGCTTTGATCCTCGACGAACCGCCGTCCATCGACGCGGGCGAAATCACCGACAAGGGATACATCAACCAACGCGCCGTCCTCGATCGACGCGCGGCATGGGTGGAATGCCTCTTTGCCGCCGACACCGGCCCAGACGTCATCCGCACCTGA
- a CDS encoding porin family protein — protein MRKILIGLLSGTFFVAAASSANAAETSPTPSTDHPISVAAFGGYGFNNSLDSNAKDSFNLYGAGFGVRAGYTLPMKLYLGGMFQYNLGSELEGTTGKTRGRVMNLGGEVGYNFDVAQFTIRPYVGAGVGIAGGDIKGLDEHDNKVKFSVWPGVQGLYNVTDQLYAGIDARYTFIFTDLGPGGGNANAIGVYGTVGYRF, from the coding sequence ATGCGAAAAATCTTAATCGGGCTTTTGTCAGGTACCTTCTTCGTTGCGGCCGCCTCGAGCGCGAACGCGGCGGAAACCTCGCCGACGCCGAGCACCGATCATCCCATTAGCGTGGCCGCGTTCGGCGGTTATGGCTTCAACAATTCTTTGGATAGCAACGCAAAAGACAGCTTCAACCTCTATGGCGCCGGCTTCGGCGTTCGGGCGGGCTACACGCTTCCCATGAAGCTCTATCTCGGCGGTATGTTTCAATACAACTTGGGCAGTGAGCTCGAAGGAACGACTGGAAAAACCAGGGGTCGGGTCATGAACCTCGGCGGTGAAGTCGGCTACAACTTCGACGTCGCGCAGTTCACCATTCGTCCGTACGTCGGTGCGGGTGTCGGCATCGCCGGCGGCGATATCAAAGGCCTCGATGAGCACGACAACAAGGTCAAATTCTCCGTTTGGCCGGGCGTGCAAGGTCTCTACAACGTCACCGACCAGCTCTATGCCGGTATCGACGCGCGGTACACGTTCATCTTCACCGACCTTGGGCCGGGCGGCGGAAATGCCAACGCCATCGGCGTCTACGGCACCGTGGGGTACCGCTTCTAA
- a CDS encoding winged helix DNA-binding domain-containing protein, with protein MEVTPCNLWYDGRDMLALSARQARHLHLAAQGLLVPPRGRAKKADVLAAIARMQLLQIDTIHVVARSPYLVLFSRLGDYQPGWLEALLAEGAIFETWAHEACFAPIADYALHRRHVDGRNHWARRQAQRMHDDHREAMDRLLAHVRELGPVKSSDFERNDKGGEKRWWWGWKSEKRWLEALFVLGELMIARRDKFQRVYDLTERVLAAAAPDVDPTVSPSEEEMRRTFIVRAVRALGVTQARWIADYFRLGRRLKDVELDPFVESGDIVRVEVEGWGNPGYMHAAHTELVQSPLRATHSTLLSPFDPVVWDRERATGMFDFDYRIECYVPAEKRQYGYFVLPILRRGALVGRLDAKAHRVDGIFEIKSVYLQPGQRPTEALTRDVAEAIRTCAAWHRTPKVQIRKSDPRPWAKSLRAALAAPSARKRKGADLDEGE; from the coding sequence GTGGAAGTCACACCTTGCAACCTGTGGTACGACGGGCGCGATATGCTTGCATTGAGTGCGCGGCAGGCGCGCCACCTCCACCTCGCAGCGCAAGGTTTGCTCGTGCCGCCCCGCGGCCGGGCCAAGAAGGCCGACGTTCTGGCCGCCATCGCGCGGATGCAGCTTTTGCAGATCGACACCATCCACGTCGTGGCGCGCAGCCCGTACTTGGTTCTCTTTTCCCGGCTCGGTGACTACCAGCCTGGGTGGCTGGAGGCTCTCTTGGCCGAGGGGGCCATCTTCGAAACGTGGGCGCACGAGGCGTGCTTCGCCCCCATCGCGGATTACGCCCTGCACCGGCGTCACGTTGACGGGCGCAACCATTGGGCGCGCCGCCAAGCCCAGCGCATGCACGACGACCACCGCGAGGCCATGGATCGCCTGCTCGCGCACGTGCGCGAGCTCGGGCCGGTGAAGTCGTCGGACTTCGAGCGCAACGACAAGGGCGGCGAAAAACGGTGGTGGTGGGGCTGGAAGTCGGAGAAGCGCTGGCTGGAGGCGCTTTTCGTCCTGGGCGAATTGATGATCGCCCGCCGCGACAAGTTCCAACGCGTCTACGACTTGACCGAGCGTGTCCTCGCCGCGGCAGCCCCCGACGTCGATCCGACGGTGAGCCCTTCCGAAGAAGAGATGCGCCGCACCTTCATCGTGCGCGCCGTTCGCGCCCTCGGTGTCACCCAGGCGCGATGGATCGCCGACTACTTCCGACTCGGGCGGCGGCTCAAAGACGTCGAGCTCGACCCCTTCGTCGAGTCGGGTGACATCGTGCGCGTCGAGGTCGAAGGCTGGGGCAACCCCGGGTACATGCATGCTGCACATACCGAGCTCGTGCAAAGCCCCCTTCGCGCCACGCACAGCACCCTGCTTTCGCCGTTCGATCCCGTCGTTTGGGATCGCGAGCGCGCCACCGGCATGTTCGATTTCGACTACCGCATCGAATGCTACGTCCCGGCGGAGAAACGCCAATACGGTTACTTCGTATTGCCCATTCTGCGCCGGGGGGCCCTGGTGGGCCGGCTCGACGCCAAAGCCCATCGCGTGGACGGTATTTTCGAGATCAAATCGGTTTACCTCCAGCCCGGCCAACGCCCCACCGAGGCACTGACCCGCGACGTGGCCGAGGCCATTCGAACGTGCGCGGCGTGGCACCGCACCCCGAAAGTCCAAATCCGCAAAAGCGATCCCCGCCCTTGGGCGAAATCGCTCCGCGCGGCATTGGCGGCTCCGTCAGCGCGAAAACGGAAAGGTGCGGACCTTGACGAGGGGGAATAG
- a CDS encoding 1-phosphofructokinase family hexose kinase has protein sequence MITVGGFNTSMDELIQLEELSLGKVHRTTGVQAYPGGKGLHVATGIAALGEPVALVGLIDRGYRTTFEDWLGARGVAFHGIEIEQPIRTCFAIREQSGRITEILEAGPEIDSRIEGELLATFRKLADASRVAVLSGSLPRGISEQTYAKLVESLGTRCIVDASGDPLRHAIAAGPFMVKPNRDEAERWLSMPIDGLEAAAAAAQRMAYEGIALVVVSLGDQGALAFSHGVCLHASVEIDACINPVGSGDALVGGMTVGLARDWSFEATFRLGVACGAANALTGETGFFRREDVEKLFPLVKVRTFPFSR, from the coding sequence GTGATTACGGTTGGTGGCTTCAATACGTCGATGGACGAGCTCATCCAGCTCGAAGAACTTTCACTCGGCAAGGTCCACCGAACCACCGGCGTGCAGGCGTACCCCGGCGGCAAAGGGTTGCACGTGGCCACCGGCATTGCCGCCCTGGGCGAGCCCGTCGCCTTGGTGGGGCTGATCGACCGCGGTTACCGCACCACCTTCGAAGACTGGCTCGGCGCGCGCGGGGTCGCCTTCCACGGCATCGAAATCGAGCAGCCGATCCGCACCTGTTTTGCCATCCGCGAGCAGTCGGGCCGCATCACGGAAATTCTGGAGGCGGGGCCCGAGATCGATTCGCGGATCGAGGGCGAGCTGCTGGCAACCTTCCGCAAGCTGGCCGACGCCTCCCGGGTGGCCGTGCTCTCGGGCAGCCTGCCGCGCGGCATCTCCGAGCAGACCTACGCCAAGCTGGTGGAGTCGCTCGGGACGCGCTGCATCGTGGACGCCAGCGGGGATCCGCTGCGGCATGCCATCGCCGCCGGTCCGTTCATGGTGAAGCCGAATCGCGATGAGGCCGAAAGATGGCTCTCGATGCCCATCGACGGCCTCGAGGCAGCGGCCGCCGCCGCGCAGCGCATGGCCTACGAGGGCATCGCACTCGTCGTCGTGTCGCTGGGTGACCAAGGCGCCCTCGCCTTCTCCCACGGCGTGTGCCTTCACGCCTCGGTGGAGATCGACGCGTGCATCAACCCCGTGGGCTCCGGCGATGCGCTCGTGGGCGGGATGACCGTGGGGCTTGCCCGCGATTGGTCCTTCGAGGCCACGTTCCGGCTGGGGGTGGCCTGCGGCGCCGCCAATGCGCTCACCGGCGAGACCGGCTTCTTCCGACGCGAGGACGTGGAAAAGCTATTCCCCCTCGTCAAGGTCCGCACCTTTCCGTTTTCGCGCTGA
- a CDS encoding carbohydrate kinase family protein, whose protein sequence is MRKVLVAGEINVDLVLRGCPIFPAPGKEVVVDDLGMVLGSASAICAMGLARLGTPVSFVGKVGADSWGAFCRETMAGAGIDVARVRAEPELKTGVTVAISGPSDRALVTFLGSSAELGADDIGDDVFEGAAHLHVSSYYLQKKLRPGCRALFERAHRAGLTTSLDPGYDPSERWSDDLLSTLAEVDLFFPNEVELQRIARREDVVEALHAMESVPAKTVAKLGAEGAITLHRGEVVRVPAFPVQPVDTTGAGDSFNAGFLHAWLGGDSLVECMRFGAACASLSTLGIGGTASQPTRDQALSVLRRRKQD, encoded by the coding sequence ATGAGGAAGGTTCTGGTCGCGGGCGAGATCAACGTCGACCTGGTGCTCCGCGGTTGTCCGATTTTTCCGGCGCCGGGCAAGGAGGTCGTGGTCGACGATCTGGGCATGGTGCTGGGCAGCGCCTCGGCCATCTGTGCGATGGGGCTCGCCCGGCTGGGAACACCGGTCTCCTTCGTCGGAAAGGTGGGGGCCGATTCCTGGGGCGCGTTCTGCAGGGAGACGATGGCAGGCGCCGGGATCGACGTCGCACGGGTTCGCGCGGAGCCCGAGCTCAAGACCGGTGTGACGGTGGCCATCTCCGGCCCGAGCGATCGCGCGCTGGTCACGTTCTTGGGGAGCTCGGCCGAGCTGGGCGCCGACGACATCGGGGACGACGTCTTCGAGGGCGCGGCGCATCTTCATGTCTCGTCGTACTACCTCCAGAAAAAGCTTCGGCCGGGCTGCCGCGCGTTGTTCGAGCGCGCCCACCGCGCCGGGCTGACCACGTCGCTCGATCCAGGTTACGACCCGAGCGAACGCTGGTCGGACGATCTACTGTCCACGCTGGCGGAGGTGGATCTTTTCTTCCCGAACGAGGTGGAGCTCCAACGCATCGCACGACGCGAGGATGTCGTCGAAGCGCTGCATGCCATGGAAAGCGTGCCCGCTAAAACGGTGGCCAAGCTCGGAGCGGAGGGCGCCATCACCTTGCATCGCGGCGAGGTGGTGCGCGTCCCGGCGTTTCCGGTGCAGCCCGTCGACACGACGGGCGCGGGCGATTCGTTCAACGCGGGCTTCCTCCACGCATGGCTCGGCGGCGATAGCCTGGTCGAGTGCATGCGGTTCGGCGCGGCTTGTGCATCTCTTTCGACGCTGGGCATCGGAGGCACGGCGTCCCAGCCAACACGCGACCAGGCGCTGTCCGTGCTGAGACGACGCAAACAGGATTGA